The Schizosaccharomyces pombe strain 972h- genome assembly, chromosome: I genome contains a region encoding:
- a CDS encoding uncharacterized protein (S. pombe specific UPF0321 family protein 3), giving the protein MLLLLYICCLFLKFILANVDLTFVEYAKLPSKYAELLANATNQQGVMLFSTGDIRIGAYNYLVNNVTEINNDTDAYLCQLLTGQYTTDCYIFDTNSDDKPETFNSSIHLLNSDLDPK; this is encoded by the coding sequence ATGTTATTGCTTTTATACATTTGCTGTTTATTTCTGAAGTTTATTTTAGCTAATGTTGATTTAACTTTCGTCGAGTATGCTAAGCTGCCTTCTAAATATGCTGAATTACTTGCTAATGCAACTAATCAGCAAGGAGTGATGCTATTTAGTACAGGGGATATACGAATTGGAGCTTACAATTATCTGGTCAATAACGTTacagaaataaataatgataCTGATGCTTATCTATGTCAACTGCTAACCGGTCAGTATACCACTGACTGTTATATATTCGATACCAATAGCGATGACAAGCCCGAAACTTTCAACTCATCAATTCACCTATTAAACAGCGACTTGGATCCCAAATAG
- the ght3 gene encoding plasma membrane gluconate:proton symporter Ght3, whose protein sequence is MNRFITSILVVFISMSGWLQGADTGSISGILGMRDFQSRFADRYNPISNSYSYSAWRQALLTGTINAGCLFGAMLSSPFTERIGKKYSICFFSGVYIIAELLLVTAVPSWIQVLVGKILAGVGIGALSVLSPGYQSEVAPPQIRGAVVATYQIFSTGAALVAACINMGTHKLRKTASWRTSFGINMLWGILLMVGVLFLPESPRYLIYKGRDEEALRIMCNMAELSPESEIIQTNFNTIKSDIEIEMAGGKARWIEIFGKDIRYRTCLGFLVMLFRELIGNNYYFYYATQVFKGTGMTDIFLPAVILGAINFGTTFGALYTIDNLGRRNPLIFGAAFQSICFFIYAAVGDRKLIYKNGTSDHRAGSVMIVFSCLFLFSYCCSWGPMGWVIVGETFPIRYRSKCASVATSGNWLGNFMISFFTPFINNAIGFKLGYIYACINLFSSFMIFFLAKETKGLTLEEVNDLYMSNIKPWESYKYVREIESHRIHFSKEEEKREREKSKGIRGQEEEFIENADEDNNDSSSSSGSVVSAVKPRRSAVSNDRFSEDSHPTYI, encoded by the coding sequence ATGAATAGGTTTATTACATCAATTCTCGTGGTGTTTATCTCAATGTCCGGATGGTTGCAAGGCGCCGATACTGGTTCCATTAGCGGCATCTTGGGCATGCGAGATTTTCAATCTCGTTTTGCTGATCGTTACAATCCCATTTCAAATTCCTACAGTTACTCAGCATGGAGACAAGCTTTGTTGACTGGTACAATCAATGCTGGCTGTTTATTTGGTGCTATGCTTTCTTCGCCGTTTACCGAAAGAATTGGTAAGAAATACtctatttgctttttcagCGGGGTATATATTATTGCAGAGCTTCTTTTAGTCACAGCAGTCCCTTCTTGGATTCAAGTATTGGTTGGTAAAATCCTTGCTGGTGTTGGTATCGGAGCTTTGTCAGTCTTGAGTCCTGGATACCAATCTGAAGTAGCACCACCACAAATTCGTGGTGCAGTTGTTGCAACCTATCAAATTTTCTCGACAGGTGCTGCTTTAGTTGCAGCCTGTATCAATATGGGAACTCATAAACTGCGTAAGACTGCATCATGGAGAACTTCTTTTGGCATAAATATGCTTTGGGGAATCCTGTTAATGGTTGGTGTACTCTTTTTGCCTGAATCACCGCGTTATCTTATTTACAAAGGACGAGATGAAGAAGCTCTTCGAATTATGTGCAATATGGCGGAACTAAGTCCTGAAAGtgaaattattcaaacTAATTTTAATACCATTAAGAGTGATATTGAAATAGAAATGGCTGGAGGTAAAGCAAGATGGATAGAAATTTTCGGTAAGGATATTCGATACCGTACCTGCTTAGGATTTCTTGTCATGTTGTTCAGAGAGTTGATTGGTaacaattattatttctatTATGCTACACAAGTTTTCAAGGGAACTGGTATGACGGATATATTCTTACCAGCCGTTATTTTAGGTGCTATTAATTTTGGTACAACGTTTGGTGCTTTATACACAATTGATAACTTAGGACGTCGTAACCCACTAATTTTTGGAGCTGCTTTCCAATCGATATGCTTCTTTATATATGCCGCTGTAGGCGATCGAAAGCTCATATATAAGAATGGTACTAGTGATCACAGAGCAGGATCTGTAATGATTGTGTTTTCttgtttgtttcttttctcttacTGCTGTTCTTGGGGCCCAATGGGCTGGGTAATTGTGGGTGAAACTTTTCCCATTCGTTATCGCAGTAAATGCGCTTCTGTAGCCACATCGGGAAACTGGCTGGGTAATTTcatgatttctttttttactccTTTCATTAACAATGCGATCGGATTCAAGCTTGGTTACATTTACGCCTGCATTAATTTGTTTAGTTCAtttatgattttctttttggctAAAGAAACTAAAGGTCTTACTTTGGAGGAAGTCAATGACTTATACATGTCCAACATTAAGCCATGGGAATCTTACAAATATGTAAGAGAAATTGAATCTCATCGTATACACTTTagtaaagaagaagaaaagcgTGAAAGAGAGAAATCGAAAGGTATTCGCGGccaagaagaagaattcaTTGAAAATGCTGATGAAGACAATAACGATAGTAGTTCTTCTTCAGGATCTGTCGTGTCTGCTGTCAAGCCACGGAGATCCGCTGTTTCCAACGATCGCTTTTCAGAGGATTCACACCCTACGTATAtctaa
- the shu1 gene encoding protein Shu1 — protein sequence MISLKIYFVLIFLFLKGINSAYVSNEEGETVDFTFSGFYANLTYPNEISELNYVEGNYLSTRIVRFNGSFYCDTTILSETNNVTGSCYVANCANDTVLEICDSGKEVHFTDMSGTTWSADTFTENLYWFCGGDGNKPNMTTAAAMNSDIDSYYVYGNWTIDTADSTVADYTCNYTHFQEAGDIEKGDVYTASADSSDSSSASSTIFKPSYFISCLLSVGLYLVLNF from the coding sequence atgatttctttaaaaatttattttgtgcTGATTTTCTTGTTCTTAAAAGGCATTAACTCTGCATACGTCTCAAATGAGGAAGGAGAGACTGTCGATTTCACATTTTCTGGATTCTACGCGAATTTAACATATCCAAACGAAATTTCTGAATTAAACTACGTTGAAGGAAATTATTTGTCTACGAGAATTGTTCGTTTTAATGGAAGCTTTTATTGTGATACTACTATTTTAAGTGAAACCAACAACGTTACTGGGTCCTGCTACGTTGCGAATTGTGCAAACGATACAGTTTTGGAGATTTGTGACAGCGGAAAGGAAGTTCATTTCACAGACATGAGCGGAACAACTTGGTCAGCAGATACTTTTACTGAAAATTTATACTGGTTCTGTGGTGGTGATGGAAATAAGCCCAATATGACAACGGCGGCTGCAATGAATTCAGATATAGACTCCTACTATGTTTATGGAAATTGGACAATTGATACTGCTGATAGCACCGTAGCAGATTATACTTGCAATTATACACATTTCCAAGAGGCTGGAGATATCGAAAAGGGAGACGTCTATACAGCATCGGCTGATTCTTCTGATTCCTCTTCTGCTTcatcaacaatttttaagcCTTCTTATTTCATTAGTTGTTTATTATCCGTAGGTCTTTACTTGGttttaaacttttga
- the str3 gene encoding siderophore-Fe(3+) transporter Str3: MEAKETHSISDHEVELQDAKPEEKSENGNFVFEKAFSSDEEKGSGYNTNETYSKMDNSLQHRGVSKIEAVRDSIYQNKRGMYLAYAFGIAILACSWASAIQSSTTYSYQVYATASFNRTSMISTLEIATAIISSVCKPILGKFSDITSRPMTYTLVLLFYVIGFIVVASSSTISAYVIGSVFISIGSSGLDYLNTLVVGDLTSLKWRGFMTALLSTPYIATVWFTGFIVQGIIDSNWRWGYGMFAIIMPAVMTPAVIILMYLERQANKDENIKKIINYQTEEKNKNKQSKWQKLWKAVLEVDLFGLILLGVGWSILLLPFSLTSYAKNGWKNPSMIAMMVVGGVILIAYSGYEMFIAPYPSCPRRVMNRTFITAVIIDFFYYLAGYLQSMYFTTYTWILYDWSYRDWTYFNNTMTIALCVFGVFAGAMHRVFHRYKYLQIIGLVIKIVGYGILIRPNFAATGKVDLAWSLILIGMGGSFSVVGSQVSCQASVPHQDLAIASSLLPLYTNIGGAIGAAIASPIFSNKVPKYLREYLPSSINDTQVYNFYSDSSLIREYPVGTEIRDGAIKAYSRSMFFLLVPAVSLSFIPLAAAFWQSNFYLGNQQNAVEGDQDHKKKGDKETTQEEKIII, from the coding sequence ATGGAAGCAAAAGAAACACATTCTATATCAGATCATGAAGTTGAATTGCAGGATGCAAAGCCGGAGGAGAAAAGCgaaaatggaaattttgTCTTTGAAAAGGCTTTCTCTTCTGACGAGGAAAAAGGATCGGGCTACAATACCAATGAGACATATTCCAAAATGGATAACTCTTTACAGCACAGAGGagtatcaaaaattgaggCTGTGAGAGATTCTATAtatcaaaataaaagaggAATGTACTTGGCGTACGCGTTTGGTATAGCAATTCTTGCTTGTTCTTGGGCAAGTGCCATTCAATCTTCAACAACATACAGCTATCAAGTGTATGCAACAGCCTCATTTAACAGGACTTCTATGATTTCAACTTTAGAGATTGCTACTGCGATTATTTCTTCTGTTTGTAAACCAATTCTAGGAAAATTTTCCGATATTACTTCACGACCTATGACTTACACTCTTGTATTACTGTTTTATGTCATTGGATTCATTGTTGTAGCCTCAAGTTCAACTATATCTGCTTATGTTATAGGTTCGGTTTTCATTTCAATCGGCAGCTCAGGGTTAGATTATTTAAATACCCTTGTCGTTGGCGACTTAACGTCCCTCAAATGGCGAGGATTTATGACAGCCTTGCTCAGTACTCCATACATAGCTACTGTTTGGTTCACGGGATTTATTGTTCAGGGTATTATAGATTCTAACTGGAGATGGGGTTATGGGATGTTTGCAATTATTATGCCAGCTGTTATGACTCCTGCGGTTATTATTTTGATGTATCTGGAACGACAAGCTaataaagatgaaaacatcaagaaaattattaattatcaAACTGAggaaaagaacaaaaataaacaatctAAATGGCAAAAACTCTGGAAAGCTGTCTTGGAAGTTGACCTTTTTGGATTAATATTATTAGGAGTTGGATGgtcaattttattattgcCATTTTCTTTGACTAGTTATGCTAAGAACGGATGGAAAAATCCAAGCATGATTGCAATGATGGTCGTTGGAGGGGTAATATTAATCGCATACTCTGGTTATGAAATGTTCATTGCTCCTTATCCATCATGTCCTCGCAGAGTCATGAACAGAACGTTTATTACAGCTGTTAttattgatttcttttattatttagCGGGTTACTTACAATCGATGTACTTTACAACATATACTTGGATTTTATACGATTGGTCTTACAGAGATTGGACATACTTCAACAACACAATGACGATTGCACTTTGTGTTTTTGGAGTATTTGCAGGTGCCATGCACCGGGTTTTTCACAGGTACAAGTATTTGCAAATCATTGGTTTAGTAATCAAAATTGTGGGATACGGCATTTTGATACGACCAAATTTCGCGGCTACAGGAAAAGTAGATTTGGCTTGGTCATTGATTCTAATTGGTATGGGTGGTTCCTTCAGTGTGGTGGGGTCTCAGGTATCATGCCAAGCTTCTGTGCCTCATCAAGACTTAGCTAttgcttcttctttgttACCACTTTATACCAATATTGGTGGAGCTATCGGAGCGGCAATCGCGTCTCCAATTTTCTCAAATAAAGTACCAAAGTATCTAAGAGAATACTTGCCATCTTCTATAAATGATACACAAGTTTATAACTTTTACAGCGACTCCTCTCTCATAAGAGAGTATCCCGTTGGCACAGAAATTCGTGATGGAGCCATTAAAGCATATTCCAGAAGCATGTTCTTTTTACTTGTTCCAGCAGTTTCTTTATCGTTTATACCTTTAGCTGCAGCATTTTGGCAAAGTAATTTTTACCTCGGCAATCAACAAAATGCTGTTGAAGGAGATCAAgatcataaaaaaaagggggACAAAGAAACCACAcaagaggaaaaaataattatttga
- the hhy1 gene encoding hydrolase, with amino-acid sequence MLYTHANIITVNPTRDILIDGAILVKDGSNTIDDIGKTDRLVSIYPNEKHKSLEGHIVMPGLISLHVHLAQSLLRSAADDLPLISWLCDTVWKMQGNFTQEDGYVASQLTIAEMLKSGTTTFVEALFAQRYGIEGAVKAVIESGIRGCIGKVVMDQPRYATQTGVSMHEGLIENSNSLNQAVESHSKFHGKGNGRVEIWFGARTPGGVSEELYRKMVKIARANNIGITMHCAEVKADREFFASKEHTPMTYCKDLGLLGPKTVLAHMVHLDTQDLEILEKHGNGTSVAHCPVSNSKLGSGIAPLKEMLEKSIIVGIGCDGCPCNNTMDLLQEMKMASLLPKALHGDPSIVPAEKIVEMATINGAKALGRDDLGSLEVGKKADFISLDLSNKLYAQPLRDLVSAVVYIATGADVATVVIDGKLIVEDHVLLTIDEPKLIDKAKKHGKKLQERAKVDVKGRWKEI; translated from the coding sequence ATGTTGTATACTCACGCTAATATTATTACGGTAAATCCAACACGTGATATACTAATTGATGGAGCAATACTAGTCAAGGATGGTTCTAATACCATCGATGATATAGGAAAAACGGATAGACTAGTTTCAATATATccaaatgaaaaacataAATCTTTAGAAGGCCATATAGTGATGCCTGGACTCATATCTCTCCATGTACATCTAGCACAGTCACTTTTGCGTTCTGCAGCCGACGATTTGCCTCTAATTTCTTGGTTATGTGACACTGTTTGGAAGATGCAGGGTAATTTCACCCAAGAAGATGGATACGTTGCTTCGCAATTAACCATTGCGGAAATGTTAAAATCTGGGACCACAACATTCGTTGAGGCACTATTTGCTCAACGGTATGGAATTGAGGGTGCGGTCAAAGCGGTAATAGAATCGGGAATAAGGGGTTGCATAGGAAAAGTGGTAATGGATCAACCAAGGTATGCTACTCAAACTGGAGTTAGCATGCATGAGGGTTTGATTGAAAATTCTAATTCGCTCAACCAAGCAGTTGAAAGCCATAGCAAATTCCATGGGAAAGGAAATGGCCGAGTCGAGATATGGTTCGGAGCACGAACACCTGGTGGTGTTTCTGAAGAGTTGTATCGTAAAATGGTTAAAATTGCCAGAGCAAATAATATTGGAATTACGATGCACTGTGCAGAAGTAAAAGCCGACAGAGAGTTTTTTGCTAGCAAGGAACATACTCCGATGACATACTGCAAAGATCTAGGTCTTTTAGGACCAAAGACTGTTTTAGCACATATGGTTCATCTCGATACTCAagatttagaaattttGGAGAAACACGGAAATGGAACTTCTGTGGCTCATTGCCCGGTATCAAATTCCAAACTAGGTAGTGGAATCGCCCCACTAAAAGAAATGCTCGAGAAGTCAATAATAGTTGGGATTGGTTGTGATGGATGTCCTTGTAATAACACTATGGATCTATTGCAAGAAATGAAGATGGCGTCTTTGCTTCCAAAGGCTTTACATGGTGATCCGTCTATAGTTCCCGCTGAGAAAATCGTTGAAATGGCTACAATAAATGGTGCAAAGGCATTGGGAAGAGATGATTTGGGCTCTTTAGAGGTCGGCAAAAAAGCTGACTTCATTTCTTTAGATTTATCTAATAAGCTTTATGCGCAACCTCTTAGAGATCTTGTATCTGCTGTGGTTTATATTGCTACTGGAGCTGATGTTGCGACAGTAGTAATTGATGGAAAACTGATTGTGGAAGATCATGTTTTATTAACGATTGATGAACCAAAATTGATTGATAAGGCTAAAAAGCATGGAAAAAAGCTTCAAGAACGTGCCAAAGTGGATGTGAAAGGCCGCtggaaagaaatttaa
- the isp3 gene encoding protein isp3, translated as MGLGNLCSYKQDDSLDILQKKVLIDAFNKVTIDGKPNVQHQQPTYWYPPPPPRHHKEHKKSHHHWEYSSDDDSSDDEESCEKKKPKCCEKKKPKCCESEQNNGCGRRNQLARRLAFLGSFGDGDCDGCNEAFTVTGPITYFRTCPDPLTGITPAVAAAAATPAAAATPATPAAAATPAAPAA; from the coding sequence ATGGGTCTCGGAAATTTGTGCTCTTACAAGCAAGATGATAGCTTAgatattttgcaaaagaagGTTTTAATTGATGCCTTTAACAAAGTTACTATTGATGGAAAGCCCAATGTCCAACATCAGCAGCCAACTTACTGGTatcctcctcctcctcctcgTCATCACAAGGAACACAAAAAATCTCACCATCATTGGGAATATAGCAGTGATGATGATAGCAGTGATGATGAGGAGTCCTGtgagaagaaaaaaccCAAATGCTGTGAGAAGAAGAAACCCAAATGCTGTGAGTCTGAACAGAACAACGGTTGCGGTCGCAGAAACCAACTTGCAAGGCGCTTAGCATTTCTGGGTAGCTTTGGTGATGGTGACTGCGATGGCTGTAACGAGGCTTTTACCGTTACTGGTCCCATCACATATTTCAGAACCTGCCCTGATCCACTCACAGGTATAACCCCAGCTGTAGCTGCTGCAGCTGCTACTCCGGCGGCAGCTGCTACTCCTGCTACTCCGGCGGCAGCTGCTACTCCTGCTGCTCCTGCCGCATAG
- the pfl8 gene encoding glycoprotein, with protein MNSYISLIFTLLFFTSAARSSSVSVETGSCVRYTTIYSSGSSEFTSTITPETPSSSSSTFVPISTHTSSATNTTSGQLSISSSSSTSSEYSSSSIPITTVSSSDSFIPSSSQTISASSSTTDNVIVSSSISSTVSSTPVSTIYSGTSGTTFVSSSTTYQVIPTQICDGVRGLEYAVYNYDLPSESTFCHPSNGYTEVSTFNKPAYFGSKDLKQSAPLFTGIFSSLDDIPTYSASDYLPAYPPNPEGMSSTSSSCKTIVYQFFFRVPATDNWSLFVKNVDDAFFGWFGDKAISGWSNVNYDAYAHWRIGAYGMGTFDLGYLEQDSFVPVRFVLANGAYIGGFDFAFNSSSTGPVRTTSYSYTSTCDKSFLPFGKGNGGLDEGTANV; from the coding sequence atGAATTCGTACATTTCCTTAATATTTACactgcttttttttacgagCGCTGCTCGTTCAAGCAGCGTCTCGGTGGAAACTGGCAGTTGCGTTCGTTACACAACCATCTATAGCTCTGGATCATCCGAGTTTACTTCTACTATCACCCCCGAAACTCCATCCAGTTCCTCTAGCACATTTGTCCCGATTTCAACCCATACTTCAAGTGCTACGAACACCACCTCTGGCCAACTTTCTATAAGCAGCTCAAGTTCGACTTCGTCTGAGTATTCATCTTCCAGTATCCCTATCACAACTGTTAGTTCTTCTGACTCATTCATTCCTTCATCATCTCAAACTATAAGTGCTTCAAGCTCAACAACTGACAATGTCATTGTAAGCAGTTCAATAAGCTCTACTGTTTCAAGTACACCAGTTTCTACAATTTATAGTGGAACATCAGGTACAACATTCGTTTCTTCATCCACAACTTATCAAGTTATTCCAACTCAAATATGTGATGGAGTTCGTGGATTAGAATACGCGGTATACAATTATGACTTGCCTTCTGAGTCTACATTCTGTCACCCTTCGAATGGTTATACCGAGGTGAGCACTTTTAATAAGCCAGCCTATTTTGGATCTAAAGACTTAAAGCAGAGTGCGCCTCTTTTTACTGGTATATTTTCATCTCTTGATGACATTCCCACCTATTCTGCTTCCGATTATCTTCCTGCTTATCCTCCTAATCCTGAAGGGATGTCTTCCACTTCATCTTCATGCAAAACAAttgtttatcaatttttcttcaggGTTCCTGCTACTGATAACTGGAGTTTATTCGTTAAGAACGTCGATGATGCTTTCTTCGGTTGGTTCGGAGACAAGGCAATTTCTGGATGGTCAAATGTTAACTATGATGCATACGCTCACTGGAGAATAGGTGCCTATGGTATGGGAACCTTTGATTTAGGTTATCTTGAACAGGATAGCTTTGTTCCAGTTAGATTTGTTTTGGCTAATGGAGCTTACATTGGTGGATTTGACTTTGCCTTCAATTCTTCTTCGACTGGTCCCGTTCGTACCACGTCATACTCCTACACTTCCACTTGCGATAAATCTTTCTTACCTTTCGGAAAAGGCAACGGTGGATTGGATGAAGGTACTGCaaatgtttaa
- the pdc101 gene encoding putative pyruvate decarboxylase has protein sequence MTKDAESTMTVGTYLAQRLVEIGIKNHFVVPGDYNLRLLDFLEYYPGLSEIGCCNELNCAFAAEGYARSNGIACAVVTYSVGALTAFDGIGGAYAENLPVILVSGSPNTNDLSSGHLLHHTLGTHDFEYQMEIAKKLTCAAVAIKRAEDAPVMIDHAIRQAILQHKPVYIEIPTNMANQPCPVPGPISAVISPEISDKESLEKATDIAAELISKKEKPILLAGPKLRAAGAESAFVKLAEALNCAAFIMPAAKGFYSEEHKNYAGVYWGEVSSSETTKAVYESSDLVIGAGVLFNDYSTVGWRAAPNPNILLNSDYTSVSIPGYVFSRVYMAEFLELLAKKVSKKPATLEAYNKARPQTVVPKAAEPKAALNRVEVMRQIQGLVDSNTTLYAETGDSWFNGLQMKLPAGAKFEVEMQWGHIGWSVPSAMGYAVAAPERRTIVMVGDGSFQLTGQEISQMIRHKLPVLIFLLNNRGYTIEIQIHDGPYNRIQNWDFAAFCESLNGETGKAKGLHAKTGEELTSAIKVALQNKEGPTLIECAIDTDDCTQELVDWGKAVASANARPPTADN, from the exons ATGACTAAGGACGCTGAATCTACTATGACCGTTGGTACCTATCTCGCCCAGAGATTGGTCGAAATCGGTATCAAGAACCACTTTGTTGTTCCTGGTGACTACAACCTTCGTCTTTTGGACTTCTTGGAGTACTATCCCGGTTTGTCTGAGATTGGTTGCTGTAACGAGTTGAACTGTGCCTTCGCTGCTGAGGGTTACGCTCGTTCTAACGGTATTGCTTGCGCCGTCGTCACCTACTCCGTCGGTGCCTTGACCGCTTTCGATGGTATTGGAGGTGCCTACGCTGAGAACCTTCCCGTCATTTTGGTCTCTGGTTCCCCCAACACCAATGACCTTAGCTCTGGTCATTTGTTGCACCACACTCTTGGTACTCATGACTTTGAATACCAAATGGAGATTGCCAAGAAGCTCACTTGTGCCGCTGTTGCCATCAAGAGAGCTGAGGATGCTCCCGTTATGATTGACCATGCCATCCGTCAAGCTATCCTCCAACACAAGCCTGTCTACATTGAAATCCCCACCAACATGGCTAACCAACCTTGCCCTGTCCCCGGTCCCATTAGCGCTGTCATCTCCCCTGAGATCAGTGATAAGGAGTCCCTTGAGAAGGCCACTGACATTGCTGCTGAATTAATCAGCAAGAAGGAGAAACCCATTCTTTTAGCTGGTCCCAAGCTCCGTGCTGCTGGTGCCGAATCTGCCTTCGTTAAGTTGGCCGAAGCTTTGAACTGTGCCGCTTTCATCATGCCCGCTGCTAAGGGTTTCTACTCTGAGGAGCACAAGAACTATGCTGGTGTCTACTGGGGTGAAGTTAGCAGCTCCGAGACCACCAAGGCTGTTTATGAGAGCTCCGACCTTGTCATCGGTGCTGGTGTCCTTTTCAACGATTACAGCACTGTCGGTTGGAGAGCTGCTCCCAACCCCAACATCTTGTTGAACTCTGACTACACTAGCGTTTCCATCCCTGGTTACGTTTTCTCCCGTGTCTACATGGCCGAATTCTTGGAGCTTCTTGCCAAGAAGGTTTCCAAGAAGCCCGCTACTCTTGAGGCTTACAACAAGGCTCGCCCTCAAACCGTTGTTCCCAAGGCTGCCGAGCCTAAGGCTGCTTTGAACCGTGTTGAGGTTATGCGTCAAATCCAAGGTTTGGTCGATAGCAACACCACTTTGTATGCTGAGACTGGTGACTCCTGGTTCAACGGTCTTCAAATGAAGTTACCCGCTGGTGCCAAGTTTGAGGTTGAGATGCAATGGGGTCACATTGGTTGGTCTGTTCCTTCTGCTATGGGTTATGCTGTCGCTGCCCCTGAGAGAAGAACCATTGTCATGGTTGGTGACGGTTCTTTCCAACTTACTGGTCAAGAGATCTCTCAAATGATCCGCCACAAGCTCCCCGTTCTCATTTTCTTGCTTAACAACCGTGGTTACACCATTGAGATTCAAATCCACGATGGTCCTTACAACCGTATCCAAAACTGGGACTTCGCTGCTTTCTGCGAGTCTTTGAACGGTGAAACCGGTAAGGCTAAGGGTCTTCATGCTAAGACTGGTGAAGAGCTTACCAGCGCCATCAAGGTTGCTCTTCAAAACAAGGAGGGTCCTACTTTGATTGAGTGTGCCATCGACACCGATGACTGCACCCAAGAGTTGGTTGACTGGGGTAAGGCTGTTGC CTCCGCCAACGCCCGTCCTCCTACCGCTGATAACTAG
- a CDS encoding uncharacterized protein (Schizosaccharomyces pombe specific protein): MSTSGMLFIFATFCPCFLSCCAFMSHWKLKDFSFRFLRMCGERSLVVCYPLKLLKQIRSLFSIAIGHLSLMLIEGSANLLSLEEISRTLLRILDFVGNKNMRTYLEVPLCRWHISQARPN; the protein is encoded by the coding sequence ATGTCTACAAGCGGGATGCTGTTCATCTTTGCGACTTTCTGCCCATGTTTTCTGTCCTGTTGTGCATTTATGAGTCATTGGAAACTCAAAGACTTCTCATTCCGATTTCTTAGAATGTGTGGGGAACGTTCATTGGTTGTGTGTTATCCGTTAAAGCTTCTTAAACAAATAAGAAGCCTATTCTCTATTGCTATTGGTCATCTATCTCTTATGCTAATCGAAGGCTCGGCAAATCTATTATCGTTGGAGGAAATTTCCCGAACACTCCTTCGTATACTTGACTTTGTTGGCAATAAGAATATGCGAACATACTTAGAAGTACCACTTTGCAGGTGGCATATCAGCCAGGCCAGGCCAAATTAA
- a CDS encoding uncharacterized protein (Schizosaccharomyces pombe specific protein), whose protein sequence is MVPYTETSICLTNVPCGYMNVSGCFKGADALTILHECDEANVYTATFWSTSSGTRRNSAVICTLIANLMAFFMLLTM, encoded by the coding sequence ATGGTACCTTACACAGAAACGTCTATATGCTTAACTAACGTACCATGTGGATATATGAACGTTTCTGGATGTTTTAAGGGCGCCGATGCTCTAACAATACTACATGAATGTGATGAGGCTAACGTTTATACTGCCACTTTCTGGTCAACATCGAGTGGAACGAGAAGAAATAGTGCAGTAATCTGCACGTTGATCGCAAATTTAATGGCTTTCTTTATGTTGTTGACAATGTAA
- a CDS encoding Con-6 family protein produces the protein MPNPGNVIGGHKAALHNPNVSEETKQREKEYLEEHEGEVGEEHQKNTGNVRGGYKAAMHNPNVSGEAKQRAQEELENLE, from the coding sequence ATGCCTAATCCTGGAAACGTTATCGGTGGTCACAAGGCTGCACTTCATAACCCCAACGTCTCTGAAGAGACCAAGCAACGCGAGAAAGAATATCTCGAAGAGCATGAAGGTGAAGTAGGAGAGGAGCACCAGAAAAATACTGGTAATGTCCGTGGTGGTTACAAAGCTGCCATGCATAACCCTAATGTCTCTGGTGAAGCTAAACAACGTGCCCAAGAGGAGTTAGAAAACCTCGagtaa